The following are encoded together in the Planctobacterium marinum genome:
- a CDS encoding ATP-binding protein, translating into MRWLSLSLITVVLVATIGLGWVFDVVYQHYAGDAQNDTADEIQHAEILTKQLADTLAESGDAQQFVAIWQNSEGYQLRVLPLAELVLPESLLVSLSAGNTLNLESDTDISIHRLIPKSESVLIMEIPSPEETAQQSNNRYWFTSLFYLLLILLFLLWAQPLITRLLQLRKTARAFGKGELSQRIRVGKVSYISDLETEFNHMAQRIEDLVSDVKLLSSAVSHDLRTPLARIRMGLDTLSEETDPVKRQAYEDRINEHIDDMVELIETLLGYARLDQAMLELERKPIDISQLLHKLVEKKQQPDKSITLNHNHKSAMVSGDPTYLKMLFSNLLQNALQHAQHRVHIEIGTSAGALVIWVADDGPGIAADMQSDVFKPFVRSRNSKHKGHGVGLAICKRVVDWHQGSIEVQQSANLKGAEFMVTLPKATTIT; encoded by the coding sequence ATGCGTTGGCTGAGCCTGTCTTTGATAACGGTAGTATTGGTTGCCACCATTGGCCTGGGATGGGTATTTGATGTGGTCTATCAGCACTATGCAGGAGACGCTCAAAACGACACTGCAGACGAGATCCAGCATGCAGAAATACTCACTAAGCAACTGGCAGATACACTTGCCGAAAGCGGAGATGCCCAACAGTTTGTTGCAATATGGCAAAACTCCGAGGGCTATCAGTTACGGGTTTTGCCCTTGGCAGAACTGGTTTTGCCTGAATCTTTATTGGTGTCGCTAAGTGCGGGAAATACACTGAATCTGGAATCTGATACTGATATCAGTATTCATAGATTGATCCCCAAGTCGGAATCTGTGCTGATAATGGAAATTCCAAGCCCGGAAGAAACAGCGCAGCAATCTAACAATCGCTATTGGTTTACCTCCTTGTTTTATCTGCTGTTGATATTGCTGTTCTTACTCTGGGCACAGCCCCTTATTACCCGTTTATTGCAGCTACGCAAAACCGCCCGTGCGTTTGGTAAAGGTGAACTGTCGCAACGCATTCGCGTCGGAAAAGTTTCTTACATTAGCGATTTGGAAACCGAGTTCAATCATATGGCACAGCGGATTGAAGATCTGGTTTCCGATGTAAAACTCTTAAGTTCGGCAGTTTCTCACGATCTCAGAACGCCTCTGGCGCGCATACGTATGGGGCTGGACACCTTAAGTGAAGAAACCGACCCGGTTAAACGCCAAGCCTATGAAGATCGCATCAACGAACACATCGACGACATGGTAGAGTTAATTGAAACCCTGCTGGGATACGCCAGGTTAGATCAAGCCATGCTGGAGCTTGAGAGAAAGCCCATAGATATCAGCCAACTATTACATAAACTGGTAGAGAAAAAACAACAGCCAGACAAATCCATCACCCTTAACCACAACCATAAATCAGCAATGGTTTCAGGCGATCCCACTTATCTCAAGATGCTATTCAGCAACCTGCTACAAAACGCACTACAACACGCGCAACACAGAGTCCATATTGAAATAGGAACCTCTGCTGGTGCATTAGTTATTTGGGTAGCAGATGATGGCCCAGGCATTGCTGCAGATATGCAAAGCGATGTATTTAAACCCTTTGTGCGCAGTCGAAACAGCAAACACAAAGGCCATGGCGTAGGCCTCGCAATATGCAAACGCGTTGTAGACTGGCATCAAGGCAGCATTGAAGTGCAACAAAGTGCCAACCTCAAAGGAGCTGAATTTATGGTAACTTTGCCCAAAGCCACCACCATTACTTAA
- a CDS encoding winged helix-turn-helix domain-containing protein yields the protein MPDETISKHIATFPKLYFGQIQYLRNERELLVEGETIRLEPKAAATLEVLLDNHNSVVTREQLLDEIWGQTGSDEALTQAISRLRRLFGDAINIKTIPKIGYQLLTKPETTARIAIVAPEQPVQPVPVKPLIDTPLKGFVCGFCLATLIALFIGLLMTDIQISVEEEYDHNGKVSGTTTIEKCREEDCS from the coding sequence ATGCCTGACGAAACAATTTCCAAACATATTGCTACATTTCCCAAACTCTATTTTGGGCAAATACAATACCTTCGCAACGAACGTGAATTGCTTGTGGAAGGCGAAACTATCCGTCTCGAGCCCAAAGCTGCCGCAACGCTTGAAGTATTGCTCGACAATCACAATAGCGTTGTAACACGAGAACAATTATTGGATGAGATTTGGGGTCAAACAGGCTCAGATGAAGCCCTGACTCAAGCAATTTCAAGATTACGTCGCTTATTCGGAGATGCCATCAATATTAAAACTATCCCCAAAATCGGTTATCAGTTACTCACCAAACCAGAAACAACTGCCAGGATTGCAATAGTTGCGCCTGAGCAACCTGTGCAGCCGGTACCTGTAAAACCATTAATCGATACCCCTTTAAAGGGCTTTGTTTGTGGTTTTTGTCTGGCAACACTGATTGCCCTGTTTATCGGTTTGCTAATGACAGATATTCAAATTTCTGTTGAAGAAGAATATGACCACAACGGTAAAGTCTCGGGCACCACTACAATCGAAAAATGTCGGGAAGAAGACTGTAGTTGA
- a CDS encoding TM2 domain-containing protein, giving the protein MKALNADPDFSRQVVEELYRPRPKYLSIALPLAIVFGLFGGHRFYLGRTFTGTLMLFTGGGGIIWWLMDFFYLKKMVSQYNLNQQQRQETGQPPLGLDFLPPKHAILTNELPHWLSRRSSRGRVYGSLFLLGLIGFVLGVITGPTGTYEPTIILIIFIIASLIAARLKLAHEIPLINSLIRWVHKLRLYYYHVDPGNIWLLGLRPIYGVFIAPFRPKARAEVRLYLEMGIVFALLLFVSDLMEIAQHDSLWQGLALAFAEFIQTLVFTYLFVAPVGALLTTQILLSRKDWVIWLLSAVCMTGIYIGLRVTGGI; this is encoded by the coding sequence ATGAAAGCCCTCAACGCCGATCCCGATTTTTCCAGACAAGTGGTAGAGGAACTCTATCGTCCAAGACCCAAATACCTGTCGATTGCACTGCCCTTAGCGATAGTATTCGGCTTGTTTGGTGGGCACCGGTTTTATCTGGGCAGAACATTCACTGGAACTCTAATGCTATTTACGGGTGGAGGGGGAATAATATGGTGGTTGATGGACTTCTTCTACCTGAAAAAAATGGTGTCGCAGTACAATCTAAATCAACAACAACGCCAGGAAACTGGGCAACCGCCGCTGGGTTTAGATTTCTTACCCCCAAAACACGCCATACTAACTAACGAACTTCCTCACTGGTTATCCCGCAGAAGCTCAAGAGGCAGAGTTTATGGCAGCCTGTTTTTATTGGGTTTGATTGGTTTCGTCTTGGGAGTAATAACCGGACCAACAGGGACTTATGAGCCAACAATCATCTTAATAATATTTATCATAGCCTCTCTCATTGCGGCTCGATTAAAGCTGGCTCACGAAATTCCATTAATAAACAGTTTAATCCGCTGGGTACACAAACTCAGACTATATTATTATCACGTTGATCCCGGCAATATCTGGCTGCTGGGATTACGGCCAATATATGGCGTATTTATCGCGCCATTTCGGCCCAAAGCTCGGGCAGAAGTGCGATTATATCTCGAAATGGGAATTGTCTTTGCGCTGCTGCTCTTTGTGTCTGACCTTATGGAAATCGCTCAGCATGATTCCTTGTGGCAAGGCTTGGCTTTGGCCTTTGCAGAATTTATACAAACCCTGGTTTTTACCTATTTATTTGTCGCCCCCGTTGGCGCTTTGCTCACTACCCAGATACTACTATCCCGCAAAGATTGGGTTATCTGGTTGTTGAGCGCTGTCTGTATGACTGGCATCTATATCGGTTTGCGGGTCACAGGTGGTATTTGA
- a CDS encoding DUF3019 domain-containing protein, which yields MMKLQAQNTHLCSKGIWLAISLICWFLSAPVSAQEATPYTLQLSPEKCVALRQGQDCYVDIQLNWSAPQSGQYCISASTLETPLRCWSNQEKGSLELEFSSNQNTWFYLKQGEQTLAKVELKMAWVYKSKRSSVTWRVF from the coding sequence ATGATGAAATTACAAGCACAAAACACACATCTCTGCAGCAAGGGAATTTGGTTGGCAATTAGCCTGATATGCTGGTTCTTATCAGCCCCCGTGAGCGCTCAGGAAGCTACACCCTATACGCTGCAACTCTCCCCGGAGAAATGTGTAGCGCTGCGTCAGGGCCAGGATTGTTATGTGGACATCCAGTTAAACTGGAGCGCCCCGCAAAGCGGTCAATACTGTATTAGCGCCTCGACTCTGGAAACCCCATTACGCTGCTGGTCAAATCAAGAAAAAGGCTCCTTAGAGCTGGAGTTTTCCAGTAATCAAAATACCTGGTTCTACCTCAAACAAGGCGAGCAGACTTTAGCGAAAGTAGAACTCAAGATGGCTTGGGTGTATAAAAGCAAGCGTTCCTCAGTAACCTGGCGAGTATTCTGA
- a CDS encoding serine hydrolase domain-containing protein, producing the protein MHKVLFILFNLLFLSNSLLAAGVGKYSLDPEHVSQLKSDLKASQFSGFVTVADKNSILLQEAFGLANVESQTLFNKSTQIDIGSISKTFTGLAVAKLIDAGKLNPDDTLSLYFADVPKDKASVTIHQLLTHSAGFPGAVGDDYDYVTQTQFIDLALSATLLFKPGSGYEYSNVGFSLVTAIISKITQQNYEAWLQDLVIKPLKLQKTGYARVYDPQIAESNMDGDILAQASWGGTKPGWHLIGNGGMISTAADLVQMGRMILQKPNQTMLQPYVQETGGISHYGYGIVMEQDPVLGKMHWHNGGNNYFYTDFYTLPEQGLVVILHSNNPMTQSGATGRLLATLRGKPLPPVSDVTTLPTIPLDSKTGKLALGFLDAVKQKKSDAWQALLNRSAHPAFLAMAPMEEHVQTHTMLHEEFKAHEFLSFRELQADNGGIAELVIKTKPNNATYTLSVHYKYVDEEPVLTGIGIE; encoded by the coding sequence ATGCACAAAGTTCTATTCATATTATTCAATTTATTGTTTCTTTCCAACAGCCTGTTGGCGGCAGGCGTTGGCAAATACTCCCTCGACCCCGAGCATGTGTCACAGCTTAAGAGCGATCTAAAGGCATCGCAATTTTCGGGTTTTGTTACGGTTGCCGATAAAAACTCAATATTACTGCAGGAAGCATTTGGCTTGGCCAATGTTGAATCTCAGACCCTTTTCAATAAAAGCACCCAAATTGATATTGGCTCTATTAGCAAAACCTTTACGGGTCTTGCGGTCGCGAAACTGATTGATGCCGGGAAGCTGAACCCAGATGATACACTGAGTTTGTACTTTGCTGATGTTCCAAAGGATAAAGCATCTGTCACCATCCACCAGTTATTAACTCATAGTGCCGGATTCCCCGGCGCAGTCGGTGACGATTATGATTATGTGACTCAAACCCAATTTATCGACCTGGCGCTATCTGCCACTTTGTTGTTTAAACCCGGTAGTGGCTATGAGTACTCCAATGTTGGGTTTAGTCTCGTTACGGCCATTATCAGCAAAATCACTCAACAAAATTACGAGGCTTGGTTACAGGATTTGGTGATTAAGCCGCTGAAACTACAAAAAACGGGGTATGCAAGGGTGTACGATCCGCAAATTGCCGAGAGTAATATGGATGGAGACATACTGGCGCAAGCCTCATGGGGCGGCACAAAACCGGGTTGGCACCTGATAGGTAATGGAGGCATGATCTCCACTGCGGCGGATCTGGTGCAAATGGGACGCATGATACTGCAAAAACCGAATCAAACTATGCTACAGCCTTATGTACAGGAAACCGGTGGCATTTCCCATTACGGCTATGGCATCGTAATGGAACAAGATCCGGTGCTGGGCAAAATGCACTGGCACAATGGAGGTAACAACTACTTTTACACCGATTTTTATACCCTACCTGAACAAGGCCTGGTGGTTATTCTTCACAGCAACAATCCCATGACACAAAGCGGGGCAACCGGCCGTTTATTGGCTACTTTAAGAGGCAAGCCTTTACCCCCGGTTTCTGATGTGACCACACTGCCAACAATCCCGCTAGATTCAAAAACCGGTAAATTGGCCCTGGGGTTTCTCGACGCAGTCAAACAGAAAAAAAGTGACGCATGGCAAGCACTGTTAAACCGTTCCGCGCATCCTGCGTTTTTAGCTATGGCGCCGATGGAGGAGCATGTGCAAACCCATACTATGTTGCACGAGGAATTTAAAGCTCACGAATTTCTCAGCTTTAGAGAGCTGCAAGCTGACAATGGCGGTATTGCTGAGCTGGTGATTAAGACTAAACCGAACAATGCCACCTATACGCTTTCAGTACACTATAAGTATGTAGATGAAGAGCCTGTGCTCACGGGGATTGGTATCGAGTAG
- a CDS encoding response regulator transcription factor gives MTNTILLVEDDEELAQWTQEYLSNKGFVVTVTSSGKEAVQLISNNPPDLVLLDGMLPDLDGLDVCRQVRPDYHNPIIMLTARDEEIDEVLGLEVGADDYITKPVRARALLARIRGHLRRSQTVNNQTAEAAPVSQIQLNQLIIDKQNLSVTLRGQAISITSAEFDVLWLLAQKAGEVVSRQELINQLRGFDYDGFDRSIDLRVSRIRKKLGDDPNEPYLIKTIWGKGYLFAKESW, from the coding sequence ATGACTAATACTATCCTGTTGGTGGAAGATGATGAGGAACTGGCACAGTGGACGCAAGAGTACCTGAGCAACAAGGGTTTTGTGGTTACCGTCACCAGTTCCGGCAAAGAAGCCGTGCAGCTGATCAGTAATAATCCTCCGGATCTGGTGTTATTAGACGGTATGCTGCCAGACCTGGATGGCCTGGATGTTTGTCGTCAGGTGCGTCCTGATTATCACAACCCTATCATCATGCTCACTGCTCGCGATGAAGAGATAGATGAAGTTCTGGGCCTGGAAGTAGGTGCAGATGATTACATAACCAAACCCGTGCGGGCCAGAGCCCTTTTGGCTCGCATACGTGGTCATTTGCGGCGTAGCCAGACAGTAAATAATCAGACTGCTGAAGCTGCCCCCGTATCACAAATTCAGTTAAACCAACTCATCATCGATAAGCAAAATCTGTCGGTAACCTTGAGAGGACAAGCAATTTCCATCACCTCGGCGGAATTTGATGTGTTGTGGCTATTGGCGCAGAAAGCCGGTGAAGTGGTGTCGCGACAAGAACTCATCAACCAATTGCGCGGCTTTGATTACGACGGTTTTGATCGCTCCATTGATTTGCGCGTCTCCCGTATCCGTAAAAAATTAGGGGATGATCCAAACGAACCCTATCTTATCAAAACTATCTGGGGCAAAGGCTACCTGTTCGCTAAGGAAAGTTGGTAA
- a CDS encoding serine hydrolase domain-containing protein, with the protein MLKQLTLISMAVLGLSACGGGSSETPITPVTPPPPPPTQPTSEFAAVAEAARAELQSNQSAAVSVAVYKDGEVVYAEAFGNNQWQNGDPVNANTLFQLGSTTKMFTSLATMQLVEQGIVTTEDTLTSTLPDIRYLAEQSQSWNDVNIHHLMTHQNGFLDDYQAMSDNSELMRYMQQQYGNANPKMVAPGKFFNYNNPGFSYLGAILEHVEAQDFRDVMAQSVFEPLGMSRTTMHQSDVGNDGNFALGVYSNEDGTPVGYTSLHQVQDWLPIIPAGIYTWSTPTELLQMADFLINGNNDVLADEYRTEITKAQVSMEQAGLPLNYGYGIFIDEGFAYNNRWYPMTVWQHGGNTEGYTSMFWVLPEENIAVSIMSSGYSDYYIETMVAALQSVMELPTPQAMPYGEIDTDNFDRHVGTYNTGAVTIEVSNKDGVLHVNVPEMNAQNVPYSPTLQAIGGNTFLATADGDITDLTFFADEVDGDSNYIRNRNYVAIRVGSETSERPAAAKQLRTTSATSKIILD; encoded by the coding sequence ATGTTGAAACAATTAACACTTATCTCGATGGCCGTTTTGGGCCTTTCCGCTTGCGGTGGTGGTTCTTCCGAAACACCTATCACTCCCGTGACTCCACCACCGCCGCCCCCCACTCAACCCACTTCGGAGTTTGCGGCGGTGGCTGAAGCTGCAAGAGCAGAGTTGCAGAGCAACCAATCGGCAGCGGTTTCTGTCGCTGTCTACAAAGACGGTGAAGTAGTTTACGCCGAGGCGTTTGGCAATAATCAATGGCAAAATGGCGATCCGGTTAATGCCAATACCCTTTTCCAGTTGGGCTCCACGACTAAGATGTTCACTAGCCTGGCCACCATGCAATTAGTGGAGCAAGGCATCGTTACGACTGAAGATACTCTTACATCTACGTTGCCCGATATTCGCTATCTGGCAGAACAATCGCAAAGCTGGAATGACGTCAATATTCACCACCTGATGACCCACCAAAATGGCTTTCTGGATGACTACCAAGCCATGTCGGATAACAGCGAACTGATGCGCTATATGCAGCAGCAATACGGTAATGCCAACCCCAAAATGGTGGCACCGGGCAAGTTCTTTAACTACAACAATCCAGGATTCTCCTACCTGGGGGCCATTCTTGAACATGTCGAAGCGCAAGATTTTCGCGATGTCATGGCGCAATCGGTATTTGAACCACTTGGCATGTCGCGCACCACTATGCATCAAAGTGACGTTGGCAACGATGGTAACTTCGCATTGGGCGTATACAGCAATGAAGACGGCACCCCTGTAGGCTACACCAGCTTGCATCAGGTGCAGGACTGGTTACCCATCATTCCTGCGGGTATATACACCTGGTCGACCCCTACAGAATTATTGCAAATGGCCGACTTTTTGATAAACGGGAATAACGATGTATTGGCCGATGAATACCGCACAGAAATAACTAAAGCTCAGGTGTCCATGGAGCAAGCTGGACTGCCGCTAAATTACGGTTACGGTATTTTTATCGATGAGGGCTTTGCCTATAACAACCGTTGGTATCCCATGACTGTTTGGCAGCACGGTGGCAATACCGAAGGTTACACCTCTATGTTCTGGGTACTTCCAGAGGAAAACATCGCGGTATCTATCATGAGCAGTGGCTATTCCGACTACTACATTGAAACCATGGTGGCGGCCTTGCAAAGCGTGATGGAGTTACCCACTCCCCAAGCCATGCCTTACGGCGAGATTGATACCGACAATTTTGATCGGCATGTGGGTACCTACAATACAGGTGCCGTTACTATCGAGGTAAGTAATAAAGATGGCGTATTGCACGTTAATGTACCGGAAATGAACGCACAAAACGTGCCTTACAGCCCCACATTGCAAGCAATCGGCGGCAACACCTTTTTGGCTACGGCCGATGGCGACATTACCGATTTAACTTTCTTTGCCGACGAGGTTGATGGCGACTCTAACTACATTCGCAATCGTAACTATGTGGCCATTCGAGTAGGTAGCGAAACCTCCGAGCGTCCGGCCGCAGCCAAACAACTGAGAACCACCTCTGCCACCAGCAAGATCATTCTCGACTAA
- a CDS encoding MipA/OmpV family protein, whose product MTRNTLIKAAFITLGLVLLSANSLADTVSSEEESRLETFFAVSLIGGVTETNLLDQNFERVDTRDSFLSVNIEMQLRWNGFFYENPGNSQENVNGLFSGDAIGYNFYNNDNWSVDIYGVHAVASGEYVFDTVVPIFDEDGTQIDAVVQRMTLPRKGDFRVGLRATGYFNDYLTQFIATPISIEDEIGGYSFSASIRRTWLYKNWNFYGTVGLNYQSSDIVDYYFGLSETESAQIEAHLRSEDSPFKPYKASGGILAVGQVGFEYPISENFVFGGYFTAVMRPDVVTDSPLSVEGRMLTTAGLSVTYVF is encoded by the coding sequence ATGACACGCAACACACTCATTAAAGCCGCGTTTATCACATTGGGCTTAGTTTTATTAAGCGCTAACTCATTAGCGGACACCGTCTCCTCAGAAGAAGAGAGTCGTCTTGAAACTTTTTTTGCCGTTAGCTTAATTGGCGGCGTAACCGAAACGAATTTGCTCGATCAGAACTTTGAGCGAGTGGACACTCGCGACAGCTTTTTGAGTGTTAATATCGAAATGCAGCTGCGGTGGAACGGTTTTTTCTATGAAAATCCCGGCAATAGCCAGGAAAACGTCAATGGTCTGTTTTCTGGAGACGCCATCGGTTACAACTTTTACAACAACGACAACTGGTCAGTAGATATTTACGGAGTGCACGCTGTGGCTAGTGGCGAGTATGTCTTCGACACGGTAGTGCCAATCTTCGATGAAGATGGTACTCAAATTGACGCTGTAGTGCAGCGTATGACTCTCCCAAGGAAGGGCGACTTTCGCGTGGGGTTAAGAGCCACAGGCTACTTTAATGACTACCTTACACAATTTATTGCCACCCCCATTAGTATCGAAGATGAAATCGGCGGCTATAGCTTTTCAGCATCCATCAGACGCACCTGGTTGTATAAAAATTGGAATTTTTACGGCACGGTTGGCCTGAATTACCAAAGCAGCGATATTGTTGATTATTATTTTGGTTTATCAGAAACCGAATCTGCGCAAATTGAAGCCCATCTGCGCAGCGAAGATAGTCCTTTTAAACCCTACAAAGCCAGTGGCGGTATCCTGGCTGTGGGTCAGGTAGGTTTCGAATACCCTATCTCTGAAAATTTCGTATTTGGCGGTTATTTCACGGCAGTTATGCGTCCTGATGTGGTAACCGACAGCCCGCTCAGCGTGGAAGGCCGTATGCTGACCACTGCGGGTTTATCTGTGACTTACGTGTTTTAA
- a CDS encoding phosphoenolpyruvate carboxylase produces the protein MSKNLQQAGVRLLNALSRHSDIIMQAYLTGGVDESQVSPKVLDQLKTLNILWRPEPDADLRLKSAVRNLLEAGLNDERNRHINANIGSAIAALTTLSQHYKEALHNQRFEQAQAHLNNLTEQVYVLTDMLSNGVRVLFGRINNEFGYVDSLDAKIRENELAQSQVSDLLNQLEMIRFDELVQVAGSDRDLRHLLVVVLQNSFARCTQELAIVQAKLLELLGRFREYRGRTRLLKGFLLHSEQQPDFVPSDYTKMSAVPALFNVAQSMIQSAAVDVLNSEHELDLQSIVSSIRDFRHLKKAQPERSARNIKIEEQQEVALDEDKLSKAVDAYFCEVIESGAYITALDYHHQQQLEFEPEAWLYQVIGGYEGLPEEEQRYFAMDALGEPHPIYNGNYLISDVVLGLR, from the coding sequence GTGAGTAAGAATCTGCAGCAAGCGGGCGTGCGGCTACTCAATGCCTTGAGTCGCCACTCCGATATTATTATGCAGGCCTATCTCACTGGCGGTGTTGATGAATCGCAGGTATCACCGAAAGTACTGGATCAATTAAAAACGCTGAACATCTTATGGCGTCCTGAACCGGATGCTGACCTGCGCCTGAAAAGCGCGGTGCGTAACCTGCTGGAAGCCGGACTAAATGATGAGCGCAACCGCCACATCAATGCCAATATCGGTAGCGCCATTGCGGCACTAACGACATTATCTCAGCACTACAAAGAAGCCCTGCACAATCAGCGTTTTGAGCAGGCCCAGGCCCATTTAAACAATCTTACCGAGCAGGTGTATGTACTCACTGACATGCTCAGTAATGGCGTGCGTGTGCTGTTCGGTCGTATTAATAACGAGTTCGGCTATGTGGATAGCCTGGATGCTAAGATTCGTGAAAACGAACTAGCACAGTCTCAGGTGAGCGACCTGCTGAACCAGCTGGAAATGATCCGTTTTGATGAGCTGGTGCAAGTGGCGGGCAGTGATCGCGATCTGCGCCATTTACTGGTGGTGGTGTTACAAAACAGCTTTGCCCGCTGTACCCAGGAATTGGCTATCGTTCAGGCGAAGTTATTAGAGTTATTGGGACGCTTTCGCGAGTATCGTGGCCGTACCCGCCTGCTTAAAGGCTTCTTGCTGCACAGTGAACAACAGCCAGATTTTGTGCCTTCTGATTACACTAAGATGAGCGCGGTCCCAGCACTGTTTAATGTGGCGCAAAGCATGATACAGTCTGCAGCAGTGGACGTACTCAACAGCGAACACGAACTGGACTTACAGTCCATTGTCAGCAGTATCCGGGATTTCCGTCATCTTAAAAAAGCCCAACCGGAGCGCTCGGCTCGCAATATTAAGATTGAAGAGCAACAGGAAGTAGCCCTGGACGAAGATAAACTGAGTAAAGCGGTAGATGCCTACTTCTGCGAAGTGATCGAAAGCGGCGCTTATATTACGGCGCTGGATTATCACCATCAGCAGCAATTAGAATTTGAACCGGAAGCCTGGTTGTATCAGGTGATTGGTGGTTATGAGGGCTTACCGGAAGAAGAGCAGCGCTACTTTGCTATGGATGCTTTAGGTGAGCCGCATCCTATCTACAATGGTAATTATCTGATATCCGATGTGGTATTGGGCCTGCGATGA
- a CDS encoding helix-turn-helix domain-containing protein, which yields MTWAKRLSSVLDYIETNLDSDIEIAVMAERASASLYHFHRVFSGAFGLTPAEYVRCRRLTMAGEELKNSKQTVLAIAAKYGFDSPNAFTRAFRQFHGVNPNQARNEEFVAADFNRHQIDLPPQGEITMQYQLINKPAFKALGKSQAFEFESFAKKAPKYWKDYVAGEEYSDLMTLSQGQTGTVSQAPLMSVYQPDESGNRQQFTDTLAIEADANTAPDKFNLIEIPAATYAEFHCTWHTSMQTNKAIYGKWFAESGFERDGSKPDIAAYFPVPFRPLKEMKIRWWIPVLVKSD from the coding sequence ATGACGTGGGCAAAGCGGCTCTCATCAGTGCTGGATTACATCGAAACCAATCTGGATAGCGACATTGAAATAGCCGTTATGGCCGAACGGGCTAGTGCCTCTTTGTATCATTTTCATCGGGTGTTTTCTGGTGCCTTTGGACTCACTCCAGCCGAATATGTGCGTTGCCGACGACTAACCATGGCCGGCGAAGAGCTGAAAAACTCAAAACAAACGGTATTAGCTATCGCTGCAAAGTATGGCTTTGATTCCCCCAACGCCTTTACTCGTGCGTTCCGACAGTTTCACGGAGTTAACCCAAATCAGGCTCGTAATGAAGAGTTTGTCGCTGCGGATTTTAATCGCCACCAGATTGATCTACCACCTCAAGGAGAGATAACAATGCAATATCAACTCATCAATAAGCCTGCCTTTAAAGCATTGGGCAAAAGCCAGGCATTTGAATTTGAAAGCTTTGCCAAAAAAGCGCCTAAATATTGGAAGGATTATGTTGCGGGAGAGGAGTATTCGGATTTGATGACGCTTTCTCAGGGGCAAACGGGCACGGTTTCACAGGCACCCTTGATGTCGGTATATCAACCGGATGAATCTGGCAACAGGCAACAATTTACCGATACGCTCGCGATTGAGGCCGACGCTAATACGGCACCTGATAAATTTAATCTTATTGAGATCCCTGCAGCGACTTATGCTGAATTTCACTGTACCTGGCACACGTCTATGCAAACCAATAAAGCTATTTATGGCAAGTGGTTTGCCGAAAGTGGTTTTGAACGTGATGGCAGTAAACCGGATATCGCTGCCTATTTCCCGGTACCATTCAGGCCACTAAAAGAGATGAAAATTCGTTGGTGGATACCTGTGCTTGTAAAAAGTGATTAG